The DNA window ACGCCGCATCACCTCTGGAAAGTTGGCGTTGGCGGCGGACGGAACGTCGAGCCCAAATTGCGCGGCTTGATGGACAGCGCGCATGGCGCGAGCGGCGCGGAGCAGGGCCTTGGACGGCACGCAGCCAAAATTGAGGCAATCGCCGCCCAGCAGTTTGCGTTCGACTAGCGCTACGCGAGCGCCGAGGCCAGCGGCTCCCGCTGCGGCAACCAGGCCGGCTGTGCCGGCGCCAATAACCACCAGGTCGTAGCGTGCGGCAGGAGTACGGGGCCGCCAATCGTCCGGGCGCACATTGGCGATCAGTTGGCGGTTGAATTCGTCAGCTGGCGGTATCTTGATGGGGTGCTGAGTTGGCACGAATGTTGGCGGTGGCTAGAGCGGCGGGTTCGTCGATCGCTTGGCGAATTGCGCGCCGAGCAATCTGCGCCAAGACAAGGGTGACCAAGATCGTAGCAGCGAGTCCCACCGCAAGCAGCACGTATTTCACCGTCGCGTCCTCGCGCTCGCCAGACATCAACTCGCGCAGACTCTCGGCCGCGGTGCCGAGATAGACATACATGATCGTGCCCGGCAGCATGCCGAGCCACGAGCCAAGAATGTATCGGCTGGCGGGAATGCGCGTGACGCCGAGCGCGTAATTAAGCACGTTATAGGGAAAGACCGGCGAAAGCCGCATGAGAAAGACAATGCGCAGTCCGGAACGGGCCACCGCGCGATCAATGGCGGCGAATTTCGGGCCACTCAGCACACGCGCGGCCACGGCGTCGCGAAACAGGGTGCGGCCCAGCAGAAAGGCGATTGTCGCCCCCAGCGTGCTGCCAATCGAAACCGCGACAACTCCGACGGGTACTCCAAATAGAAATCCGGCGCCAACCGTCAGGGGCCAGGAGGGGAGCGCCAACACGCAAGCGGGAATGTAGGCGGCGCTGAGGATGACCGGCCCCCAGGGACCAAGATCGCGAACCCAGGCAAGAAAGCGAGTGAACGGTTCCTGGACCGGAAGGACAAGCAGCGCGACCAATAGCGCCAGAAGCGCCGCGCCAATCAACATTCGACGCCAGGGCCAGCTTCGCGTCGAGTTGCTCATGCGCGGGTGAGCCGATGGAACTGCTCACGCAGCTTGATCGAAATCGATCCGGGGACGCCATCGCCGATCTGACGGCCATCCACCTTGACGACCGGGATCACCTCCGCCGCGGTGCCGGTCAAGAAGCACTCGTCTGCAATGTAGACATCGTGACGTGTGAGGGGGTCTTGGTGGACCTGGATGCCGGCGGCCAATGCGAGTTCGATCACCGCATCGCGCGTGATGCCTTCCAAGATTCCGGCGTCGAGCGGCGGCGTGTAAAGCTCGCCATTCTTGACCAGGAAGATATTGTCGCCGGTGCACTCGGCGACTTCGCCCTTGGTGTTGAGCATCAGGGCTTCGATGCAGCCGGCCTGCAATCCTTCGATTTTCGCCAGAATGTTGTTGAGGTAATTGAGCGACTTGATGCGGGGACTGAGGGCCGCGGGATGGTTGCGCAGCGTGCTGGCGGTGACAATTTCCAAGCCGCGCTCGTACAACTCCTGGGGGTAGAGCGCTATGTGATCGGTGATGATGATCACTTGCGGGTCGCTGGTGCGATTGGGGTCGAGGCCCAGGCTGCCGGCGCCACGTGACACGACCAGGCGGATGTAACCATCGTCAATCTGATTGGCGCGCAAAGTGTCGTTGACGCCCTTGGCCATCACTTCGCGAGAAATGGGAATCTCCAGCCAAATGGCTTTGGCTGATTTCCACAAACGGTCAAGATGCTGATCTAGCCGGAAGACGCGACCACCGTAGCTACGCAGGCCCTCAAAGACACCGTCGCCATATAGAAAGCCGTGATCGTAGACGCTGACCTTGGCGTTCTCTTTGTCGTAGAGCTTGCCGTTGATATAGACCTGAAGCGACATCGATCTCGCATGGGAATAGGGTTCGCCAGCGCGCGACCCGAGAAGCAAAATGCTATCTTGCGAGACGGATCGCGGCCGCCATTGCATCGAACATGGCACACCATGACGCGCGGACCGGCGGGCTCGCCACACCGCGAAATGTCGAGGCGGTTAGGCGGCGGTCTGCACCCGGCCGTCGGCCAGGCGTACAATCCGGTCGGCCTTGGCGGCGATCGCTTCGTCGTGCGTCACCATGACTATAGTGAGACTCTCCTGGCGATTCAAGGTTCGCAGCAGGGCCACAATTTCACGCCCAGTGGCGTGATCGAGATTGCCCGTCGGCTCGTCGGCCAACAGCGCCTCGGGCCGGTTTATCAGGGCGCGGGCAATCGCGGTGCGCTGCATTTCGCCGCCCGAAAGCTCACGCGGCCGATGCTCCAAGCGGTGCGACAGCCCCACCAGATTCAACAACTCTTTTGCCCGGGCGTGATGCTGGCGGCGCTCGCGCATGTAACGCCAAAAGCTCTGTTCGATCATCTTGGGGGAGAGGACATTCTCGAGCGTGGTGAGTTCGGGCAGCAGGTGATAGAACTGAAAGATCATGCCGATCTTCTGGTTGCGCAGGGCGTCGCGCTCGCGAACCGGCAGATTGTCGATGCGGCGGCCCGCAAAGTGAATCTCGCCGCGCGCCGGAGCGTCTAGCAGCCCCAGCAGGTGCAGCAGGGTGCTCTTGCCGGAGCCGCTTTGCCCGATGATCGCCAGAAACTCGCCGCGCCGCACAGCAAGATCAACGCCGCGCAGCACGGGAATTTGATGCTTGCCTTTGGTGTAAGTGCGCTCCAATCCGATGGCGGAGAGCTGCGCGCCTTTGATCGCGGCTGCCGCGGCAGGCAGCGCGATGTGTGGGCGGCCCGGCGAACTGGCAGAGGCGATGCTGGTAGTGGTCGCGCTATTCATAGCGAAGGGCCTCCACGGGATGCAGCCGCGCCGCGCGGCGGGCAGGTAGCACGCTAGCCAGCACCGCAATGCAGACGGCGCCAAGCACTATCCAACTCAATGTAAACGGATGCACGATCGTTGGAATCTTGGTGAAGTAATAGATCGACGGGTCGAACACTTCCTGTCCGGTGACGAGTCCGAGCAAGTCGGCGATTTCGTTGATGTAATAGACGAACAAGAGACCGAGCACGAGACCGACGCCGGAGCCGACCATGCCGAGCGAAAGGCCATAGCCGAGGAAGATGCCCGAGACGCCGCGACTCGATGCGCCGAGCGACTTGAGCACACCGATGTCGCGGGTCTTTTCTACAACGATCATGAAGAAGATCGCCAAGATGCCGAATCCGGCCACGGCGATGATCATGAACAACAGAATGTTGAGGATGGCGGTTTCCATTTGCACGGCAGCCAACAGCGGTCCCTGCTTATCGCGCCAGGTGGAGATGACATAGAGGTCGGGCGAAAAGGCGGCGCGCAGCTTGTCGCGAACGATCTCGCCCCTGCTTTCGTCCTTCAGCTTGATCTGGATCGAACTGGCGTAGCTGACGCCGGTGCGCGGATCGATCATGCCGCGCAATTGTTGCAATTTGGAGAGGGGCACGAACACGAAATTCGAGTCGTATTCGCTCATCTTGCTGTGGTAGAAATCGACCACCGTGAACACGTCGCTGATCACTTTGGGTGGCGATCCGGCGGTGGGGAAAGTGAGCTTTACATCATCGCCGGGAAGCAGCAACAGATGTTCCACGCCATCGGCGACGTGGTAGCTGGACAAGCCGAGGCCAAGCACCAACCCGGTCGCTTGTTCGGTGACGGGATCAAAGGTTTGTTCTGGCGCGGGGCCAAAGGGGCTCTCGGCGGGCGCTGCTTCGCCACCAGCATCTGGTGGCGCCGCCGCGGCTTGCGCCTGTTCGAACGACGCGGGGTCGATGCCTATGGCGGGTGGCGTCGGTTGCTGTTGCTGCTGTTGTTGTTCGAACTGCGCCTCGAAGGCGCGCTGCTGACGAACGACTTCGCCCCAGCGGCGGCGATGATCCCAGCCGGCGCGCGCCATTTGCGGTCGGCGCAAAGAATCGGCCCCGCCGCCCGGCTCTTGAACGTCGTAACCGTCTTCTCGTAAGGCGAACTGGAAGTGACGACGATTTTCGGGATGCTGCAAGTACTTGCCAAAATCGCCTGCCAGAGACTGCGTGCTCTCGTCGATGCCGATGAGCGTAATCGGCCGGTTGATCCAGTTGCCGCGATATTGAAAGCTGAGCATCGCGGGCACGTTGACGGTCACGGTCATCGCCGCGATGTCGTCGCCCGCCACTTCGCGCAATTGGGTGAGATGCCACTCGGGATCGTGAAAGCCTTCCAGGCTGCGGGCCTCGAAAACCACATCGGACAGGATGCCGTGGATGCGGTCTTGCATCTCGCGGGCGAAGCCGGCCATGACGGAGTTGACCACGATCATAGTGGCGACGCCGAGCGTGACACTAATGACCGACGCCAGCGCGATCCAACGCGTGCGGAGATACCGCCAGCAAAGCAAATATTTGTACATGCGCCTTCCTTGGCCTGTTGTTTGTCGCGGCTGCAATCAAGGAGCCGCAGCCCGCATTTGTATGTTACGTGGACAACTCCTCGCGACGGAGCAATGGGAACAAGATCACGTCGCGAATCGACTG is part of the Pirellulales bacterium genome and encodes:
- the ilvE gene encoding branched-chain-amino-acid transaminase; this encodes MSLQVYINGKLYDKENAKVSVYDHGFLYGDGVFEGLRSYGGRVFRLDQHLDRLWKSAKAIWLEIPISREVMAKGVNDTLRANQIDDGYIRLVVSRGAGSLGLDPNRTSDPQVIIITDHIALYPQELYERGLEIVTASTLRNHPAALSPRIKSLNYLNNILAKIEGLQAGCIEALMLNTKGEVAECTGDNIFLVKNGELYTPPLDAGILEGITRDAVIELALAAGIQVHQDPLTRHDVYIADECFLTGTAAEVIPVVKVDGRQIGDGVPGSISIKLREQFHRLTRA
- a CDS encoding TVP38/TMEM64 family protein — translated: MSNSTRSWPWRRMLIGAALLALLVALLVLPVQEPFTRFLAWVRDLGPWGPVILSAAYIPACVLALPSWPLTVGAGFLFGVPVGVVAVSIGSTLGATIAFLLGRTLFRDAVAARVLSGPKFAAIDRAVARSGLRIVFLMRLSPVFPYNVLNYALGVTRIPASRYILGSWLGMLPGTIMYVYLGTAAESLRELMSGEREDATVKYVLLAVGLAATILVTLVLAQIARRAIRQAIDEPAALATANIRANSAPHQDTAS
- a CDS encoding FtsX-like permease family protein gives rise to the protein MYKYLLCWRYLRTRWIALASVISVTLGVATMIVVNSVMAGFAREMQDRIHGILSDVVFEARSLEGFHDPEWHLTQLREVAGDDIAAMTVTVNVPAMLSFQYRGNWINRPITLIGIDESTQSLAGDFGKYLQHPENRRHFQFALREDGYDVQEPGGGADSLRRPQMARAGWDHRRRWGEVVRQQRAFEAQFEQQQQQQQPTPPAIGIDPASFEQAQAAAAPPDAGGEAAPAESPFGPAPEQTFDPVTEQATGLVLGLGLSSYHVADGVEHLLLLPGDDVKLTFPTAGSPPKVISDVFTVVDFYHSKMSEYDSNFVFVPLSKLQQLRGMIDPRTGVSYASSIQIKLKDESRGEIVRDKLRAAFSPDLYVISTWRDKQGPLLAAVQMETAILNILLFMIIAVAGFGILAIFFMIVVEKTRDIGVLKSLGASSRGVSGIFLGYGLSLGMVGSGVGLVLGLLFVYYINEIADLLGLVTGQEVFDPSIYYFTKIPTIVHPFTLSWIVLGAVCIAVLASVLPARRAARLHPVEALRYE
- a CDS encoding ABC transporter ATP-binding protein: MNSATTTSIASASSPGRPHIALPAAAAAIKGAQLSAIGLERTYTKGKHQIPVLRGVDLAVRRGEFLAIIGQSGSGKSTLLHLLGLLDAPARGEIHFAGRRIDNLPVRERDALRNQKIGMIFQFYHLLPELTTLENVLSPKMIEQSFWRYMRERRQHHARAKELLNLVGLSHRLEHRPRELSGGEMQRTAIARALINRPEALLADEPTGNLDHATGREIVALLRTLNRQESLTIVMVTHDEAIAAKADRIVRLADGRVQTAA